A DNA window from Rhineura floridana isolate rRhiFlo1 chromosome 11, rRhiFlo1.hap2, whole genome shotgun sequence contains the following coding sequences:
- the LOC133367645 gene encoding vomeronasal type-2 receptor 26-like → MVSQVIFLYNNLKFTEQPAQILIDEPVSVPKNYQHVLALAFAVKEINENPNILSNISLGFHILNSYYTAKMTYKATLSLLSTQQRFVPNFICDNQNNLIALIGGCISEISANMAIISAIHKTPQMVPNEAHQHTGVVQLLQHFRWTWIGLLAVDDDKGDQFLQIIVPMLSQNDICYSFIVRIPKWNYLDEMIDYGLQRSVSYAIMFERNPSVFFIYGEPPSFQVLRLIVFIAPLMEYPPLGKVWIVTSHWDFASLSVQKIWDMQTFHGSLSVTVHSNQPLGFLNFIKVLWPFWAKGDGFIQDFWEQAFSCSLKMSKGQKNEKEEKICTGEEKLENLAGILFEMKMTGHSYNVYNAAYAVAYALHTIYKSSSKQRRLEERERVTLQNIQPWQVHHFLRSTSFNNSAGDTVLFDDNGELVTGFDVTNWLMFRNGSVVRVNVGRLEPQAPPGKELTINDDQIVWHPNFNQVLPTSVCNDNCHPGYSRKKKEGEKFCCYDCAPCPEGMISDKDDMDACVKCPEDQYPNKGKNQCISKVLSYLSYKEDLGIILATSVISFCLITVLVFGIFMKHKDTPIVKANNRTLTYILLFSLLLCFLCSFLFIGQPRKEICLLQQTAFGSIFSVALSSILAKTITVVLAFMATKPGSRMRKWVGTRMASAIVLSCSFIQAGICTLWLSTSPPFPDKDMHSVNGEIILKCNEGSATMFYCVLGYMGFLAIISFIVAFLARKLPNSFNEAKFITFSMLVFCSVWLSFVPTYLSTKGKYMIAVEIFSILSSSAGLLGCIFSPKCYIIILKPELNIREQLIRKTQ, encoded by the exons ATGGTTTCTCAGGTGATCTTCCTCTATAATAACCTCAAGTTCACAGAACAGCCTGCACAGATCTTGATTGATGAACCTGT TTCAGTGCCAAAGAACTATCAGCACGTCCTGGCCTTAGCATTTGCTGTCAAAGAGATCAATGAGAATCCCAACATCTTATCAAATATCTCTCTAGGTTTCCACATCCTCAATAGCTATTATACTGCAAAGATGACCTATAAGGCCACCCTCAGCCTGCTTTCCACacaacagaggtttgtccccaaCTTCATTTGTGACAATCAGAACAATCTGATAGCTCTCATAGGAGGATGTATCTCTGaaatttctgctaatatggcCATCATTTCAGCAATCCACAAAACGCCACAG ATGGTCCCAAATGAAGCCCACCAGCACACAGGGGTTGTGCAGTTACTTCAGCATTTCAGATGGACATGGATTGGGCTTTTGGCCGTCGATGATGACAAAGGGGACCAGTTTTTACAGATAATTGTGCCAATGCTTTCCCAGAATGACATCTGTTATTCCTTCATAGTAAGAATACCAAAATGGAATTATTTGGATGAGATGATAGATTACGGATTGCAACGTTCTGTAAGCTATGCAATTATGTTTGAGAGAAATCCCAGTGTATTCTTTATTTATGGAGAACCTCCATCCTTTCAGGTTTTGAGATTAATTGTGTTTATAGCACCATTAATGGAATATCCACCTCTGGGTAAAGTATGGATTGTTACATCCCACTGGGATTTTGCATCACTGTCTGTTCAGAAGATTTGGGATATGCAAACTTTTCATGGTTCCTTATCTGTCACTGTTCACTCAAATCAGCCACTTGGATTCCTGAACTTTATTAAGGTGTTATGGCCTTTCTGGGCAAAAGGAGATGGGTTTATCCAGGACTTCTGGGAACAGGCTTTCAGCTGTTCATTAAAAATGTCCAAAGGGCAGAAGAATGAAAAGGAGGAGAAAATCTGCACTGGGGAGGAGAAGCTAGAGAACCTTGCTGGAATTCTGTTTGAAATGAAGatgactggccacagctacaaTGTCTACAATGCTGCCTATGCtgtggcatatgctttgcataccaTATACAAATCCAGCTCCAAACAAAGAAGactggaagaaagagagagagtgacaCTTCAGAATATACAACCATGGCAG GTCCATCACTTTTTAAGGAGCACTTCATTCAACAATAGCGCTGGAGACACTGTCCTCTTTGATGACAATGGAGAATTAGTTACAGGCTTTGATGTTACAAATTGGTTGATGTTCCGCAATGGCTCAGTGGTTAGGGTAAACGTTGGAAGACTGGAACCTCAGGCTCCACCAGGCAAAGAGTTAACCATTAATGATGATCAGATTGTGTGGCATCCAAACTTTAATCAG GTCCTGCCCACTTCTGTGTGCAACGACAACTGCCATCCTGGCTATAgcaggaaaaagaaggagggagagaaatttTGCTGTTATGATTGTGCTCCGTGTCCAGAAGGGATGATTTCTGATAAGGATG ACATGGATGCCTGTGTCAAATGTCCAGAAGATCAGTATCCCAATAAGGGCAAAAACCAATGCATATCCAAGGTTCTAAGCTATCTGTCATACAAGGAAGATTTAGGGATCATCTTAGCTACCTCGGTTATTTCTTTCTGTTTGATCACAGTGTTAGTATTTGGAATATTTATGAAGCACAAAGACACCccaatagtcaaagccaacaaccggaccCTTACATACATCCTCCTCTTCTCCTTGCTCCTTTGTTTCCTCTGCTCCTTCCTCTTTATTGGGCAGCCTAGAAAAGAGATCTGCCTTCTCCAACAAACAGCTTTTGGCTCTATCTTCTCTGTGGCCCTTTCCAGCAttttggcaaaaaccatcactgtagtTCTGGCTTTTATGGCAACCAAACCAGGATCcaggatgaggaaatgggtggggaCAAGAATGGCAAGTGCAATTGTCTTGTCCTGCTCCTTTATTCAAGCTGGCATTTGTACTCTTTGGTTAAGTACTTCCCCTCCATTCCCAGATAAAGATATGCACTCAGTGAATGGGGAAATCATACTGAAATGTAATGAGGGTTCAGCTACCATGTTTTATTGTGTCTTGGGCTATATGGGCTTCCTGGCCATTATTAGCTTCATAGttgctttcctagccaggaaatTACCCAATAGTTTCAATGAGGCCAAGtttatcactttcagcatgttggtgttctgcagtgtttggttgtcctttgttccaacctacctgagcaccaaaggaaaatacatgatagctgtggagatcttctccatcttatCCTCCAGTGCTGGGTTACTGGGTTGTATCTTTTCCCCTAAATGCTACATTATTATACTTAAGCCTGAGCTAAATATCAGAGAGCAACTAATAAGGAAAACACAATGA